A stretch of Salarias fasciatus chromosome 23, fSalaFa1.1, whole genome shotgun sequence DNA encodes these proteins:
- the slco2a1 gene encoding solute carrier organic anion transporter family member 2A1, whose amino-acid sequence MDLTGHKDTKRTGTARYGIKLFVLCHGLLQFSQLLYSAYFKSTITTIERRYGLSSYSSGTISSLNEVSNSVLIVFVSYFGSRVHRPRVIGVGGLLMAVSAMMLTLPHFLSQRYDYDSVLHKDDGICRPHRNASEAESCGRADTRRLADTNNLWLLMASAQLLFGVGSVPIQPFGISYIDDFAEPGNSPIYIAILFAVSVFGPAIGFLLGSFTLQIYVDVDRIGFGAEQGLKPSDPRWVGAWWMGLLITTGCLILTSIPYFFFPRRMPPGDNVTGSETDSNDDFKKPEMSLLDFLRMFPRMFVHLLLSPLFLMLVLAQCCFSSVISGLATFLNKFLERQYSASPVRSSLLVGAVNLPAVAVGMLAGGVIMKKVGLSLKAIPRFSVIMLTTSTLLCIPLFFMGCPTQKVAEVNTGQVGPYGPLSKCYSNCSCPAAAYNPVCGSDDIEYLSPCHAGCTNFTKDPNNTHRVKMYTDCRCIPGGQSEARPGPCPNSCPHLLVPAMLVLSLAALIACLTHNPMYMMVLRSVPSEEKSFAVGIQFLLMRVLAWLPAPALFGTAIDTSCIRSKYICGKKAGCAYYDNNTLRNRYLGLQVGYKIMGIVLLVMLGWKVQRTQEYSLEKRPEGLL is encoded by the exons ATGGACCTGACCGGGCACAAAGACACGAAGCGGACCGGCACGGCGCGGTACGGCATCAAG CTGTTCGTCCTGTGTCACGGCCTCCTGCAATTCTCTCAGCTGCTGTACAGCGCCTACTTCAAGagcaccatcaccaccatcgaGAGGCGCTACGGCCTCAGCAGCTACTCCTCGGGAACCATTTCCTCTCTCAACGAG GTCAGTAACAGTGTGCTGATCGTGTTCGTCAGCTACTTTGGGAGCCGGGTCCATCGCCCTCGTGTGATCGGGGTCGGCGGACTGCTGATGGCCGTCAGCGCCATGATGCTGACCTTACCGCACTTCTTGTCCCAGCGCTACGACTATGACTCCGTCTTGCACA AGGACGACGGCATTTGCAGACCGCATCGCAACGCGAGTGAGGCGGAGTCCTGCGGCCGCGCCGACACCAGACGACTGGCAGACACCAACAACCTGTGGCTGCTGATGGCCAGCGCCCAGCTGCTGTTTGGCGTGGGCTCCGTTCCCATCCAGCCCTTCGGCATCTCTTACATTGATGACTTTGCTGAGCCTGGCAACTCACCAATTTACATCG CCATCCTGTTCGCAGTGTCTGTCTTCGGGCCTGCCATTGGCTTCCTGCTGGGCTCGTTCACGCTTCAGATCTACGTGGACGTGGACCGGATCGGTTTCG GAGCCGAACAGGGGCTGAAGCCCAGCGACCCGCGGTGGGTGGGGGCCTGGTGGATGGGCCTCCTCATCACCACCGGCTGCCTGATCCTCACCTCCATACCCTACTTCTTCTTCCCACGCAGAATGCCCCCGGGAGACAAC GTTACCGGGAGTGAGACTGATTCAAACGACGACTTCAAGAAGCCTGAAATGTCTCTGCTGGATTTCCTGAGAA TGTTTCCCCGGATGTTCGTCCACCTCCTGCTGAGCCCTCTGTTCCTCATGCTGGTGCTGGCGCAGTGCTGCTTCTCCTCGGTGATTTCGGGTCTGGCTACGTTCCTCAACAAGTTCCTGGAGCGACAGTACAGCGCTTCACCGGTCCGGAGCAGTCTGCTAGTGG GCGCTGTGAATCTGCCCGCCGTGGCCGTGGGGATGCTGGCGGGCGGAGTCATCATGAAGAAGGTGGGCCTCTCCCTGAAGGCCATCCCGCGCTTCTCCGTCATCATGCTgaccacctccaccctgctgtgcATCCCGCTCTTCTTCATGGGCTGCCCCACGCAGAAGGTGGCGGAGGTCAACACCGGCCAGGTCGGACCGTACGG GCCGCTGTCCAAGTGCTACTCGAACTGCTCCTGTCCCGCCGCTGCCTACAACCCGGTGTGCGGCTCCGACGACATCGAGTACCTGTCTCCGTGCCATGCAGGCTGCACCAACTTCACCAAAGACCCCAACAACACCCACAGGGTGAAG aTGTATACAGACTGCAGGTGTATCCCTGGGGGCCAGAGCGAGGCCCGCCCGGGCCCCTGTCCCAACAGCTGCCCTCATCTGCTCGTCCCGGCCATGCTCGTCCTCTCTCTGGCCGCACTCATCGCCTGCCTCACCCACAACCCCATGTACATGATGGTGCTCAG ATCCGTTCCCTCTGAAGAAAAGTCGTTTGCAGTGGGAATTCAGTTTTTACTCATGAGAGTATTGG CCTGGCTTCCTGCTCCGGCTCTCTTCGGGACCGCCATCGATACGTCGTGTATTAGGTCGAAGTATATATGTGGAAAGAAGGCAGGCTGCGCCTACTACGACAACAACACCCTGAGGAATCG GTACTTGGGCTTACAGGTGGGATATAAGATCATGGGCATCGTCCTGCTCGTCATGCTGGGCTGGAAGGTGCAGCGGACGCAGGAGTACAGTCTGGAAAAGAGGCCCGAGGGACTTCTGTGA